The Actinocatenispora sera genome has a window encoding:
- a CDS encoding type VII secretion protein EccE produces MSTGRTAGGDTPRQRAAGPRPTMDDRLAGRSGPAGTELPALRAMPAGRRRLPGPAVGQLVAVEVAAFAIAAVIGRGLLLPVVVALAVLVTLLLLGRWRGRWWYQQIPLRLSFRRARRRARGSVDPRRGALRELAPRLSATDVTERDATYGLGYDGAGWFAVIELRGTAVPLSALAELLDDRLTRLTVSYRYRAAPTPRLTAWAPAAMSYQDGSAKLAGRVPPGDAATHLCLRLDTADAVTAADSRGGGTAGVSRALAAALRRADRVLSAAGARHRTLRADELLAALTTSVGLAPVAMPGRRIAPGWDRCDVDGYRQASYQVTAWPPRAGRLDALLATGPTAWTTLTLVLGPCTGTTDDGALPLRGYLRIAAPPDAFGAATESLAKAATLHGVTLRRLDGEQHTALYATAPTGAESPGTAVHAAPVAALDRLAPAVPAGGLLLGRDPDRQPVLVPLFGDRPRRVLLIGSIWPTRLVLLRCLAVGARARASAGTPDWVSLGRWATGADHWVLPAAAPVPAAHPAAPVLVAVDPTGPTAPPPMPWQTVAATATRPSAALLSGADLVLTGKLLPADAHLIGTAFGLPDEQLGLLSRMYDDMVAIVEPGGVRFCWPTPTAVETEILTPPRRHQPALGAPPR; encoded by the coding sequence ATGAGCACCGGCAGGACGGCAGGCGGCGACACCCCGCGCCAGCGCGCCGCCGGACCCCGCCCCACCATGGACGACAGGTTGGCCGGCCGCAGCGGCCCGGCCGGTACCGAACTGCCGGCGCTGCGCGCGATGCCGGCCGGCCGGCGGCGGCTGCCCGGCCCGGCGGTCGGGCAACTGGTCGCGGTCGAGGTCGCCGCGTTCGCCATCGCCGCGGTCATCGGCCGCGGGCTGCTGCTGCCGGTCGTCGTCGCCCTCGCGGTGCTGGTCACGCTGCTGTTGCTGGGGCGCTGGCGGGGCCGCTGGTGGTACCAGCAGATTCCGTTGCGGCTGAGCTTCCGGCGGGCCCGGCGTCGGGCGCGCGGCAGTGTCGATCCGCGCCGCGGTGCGTTGCGGGAGCTGGCACCGCGGCTGTCCGCCACCGACGTGACCGAGCGCGACGCCACCTACGGGCTGGGGTACGACGGTGCCGGCTGGTTCGCGGTGATCGAGCTGCGCGGTACCGCGGTCCCGCTGTCGGCGCTGGCCGAGCTGCTGGACGACCGGCTGACCCGGCTGACCGTCAGCTACCGCTACCGGGCCGCGCCGACCCCGCGGCTGACCGCCTGGGCGCCGGCGGCAATGTCCTATCAGGACGGTTCGGCGAAGCTGGCCGGACGGGTACCGCCCGGCGATGCGGCAACCCACCTGTGCCTGCGACTCGACACCGCGGACGCGGTGACCGCGGCGGACAGCCGCGGTGGCGGTACCGCCGGGGTGTCGCGGGCGCTCGCCGCCGCGCTGCGCCGGGCCGACCGGGTGCTGTCCGCGGCCGGCGCCCGGCACCGCACACTGCGCGCGGACGAGCTGCTCGCCGCCCTGACCACCTCGGTCGGGCTCGCCCCGGTGGCGATGCCGGGCCGGCGGATCGCGCCCGGCTGGGACCGCTGCGACGTCGACGGCTACCGGCAGGCGTCGTACCAGGTCACCGCCTGGCCGCCGCGGGCCGGACGGCTGGATGCACTGCTCGCCACCGGACCGACCGCGTGGACCACGCTGACCCTGGTCCTCGGGCCGTGCACCGGGACGACCGACGACGGTGCGCTGCCGCTGCGCGGGTACCTGCGAATCGCGGCGCCGCCGGACGCGTTCGGCGCGGCCACCGAGTCGCTGGCAAAGGCGGCCACCCTGCACGGGGTCACGCTGCGCCGGCTCGACGGCGAGCAGCACACCGCGCTGTACGCGACCGCGCCCACCGGCGCCGAGTCGCCCGGTACGGCGGTGCACGCCGCGCCGGTCGCGGCGCTCGACCGGCTCGCCCCGGCGGTACCGGCCGGCGGGCTGCTGCTCGGCCGCGACCCGGACCGGCAACCGGTGCTCGTACCGCTGTTCGGCGACCGGCCGCGGCGGGTCCTGCTGATCGGTTCCATCTGGCCGACCAGGCTGGTACTGCTGCGCTGCCTCGCCGTCGGCGCCCGCGCCCGGGCCTCCGCCGGTACCCCGGACTGGGTGTCGCTGGGCCGCTGGGCGACCGGCGCGGACCACTGGGTACTGCCGGCGGCGGCGCCGGTACCGGCGGCGCACCCGGCCGCGCCCGTGCTCGTCGCCGTGGATCCGACCGGGCCGACGGCGCCGCCCCCGATGCCGTGGCAGACCGTGGCGGCGACCGCGACCCGGCCGTCCGCGGCGCTGCTGTCCGGCGCGGACCTGGTCCTCACCGGCAAGCTGCTGCCCGCCGACGCGCACCTGATCGGTACCGCGTTCGGGCTCCCGGACGAGCAGCTCGGCCTGCTGAGCCGGATGTACGACGACATGGTGGCGATCGTCGAGCCGGGCGGCGTCCGCTTCTGCTGGCCCACGCCGACCGCGGTGGAGACCGAGATTCTCACCCCGCCCCGGCGTCACCAGCCGGCCCTCGGCGCCCCACCCCGCTGA
- the eccB gene encoding type VII secretion protein EccB encodes MRSRREQIRAYRFVTRRIVSALLGGDPETADPPLRRVGLTTFASVMVGALVLAGFGVYGLVRPGGNTSWRNGDVLIVEKETGTRFVYRSRRLHPVLNYASARLVLKAAAPTTITVSASSLVGVARGRPVGIVDAPDALPSTDSLHALPWSVCSAKAASATSDEPRVTVAVHRDFGGTDLGDLGVIVTAAGEKPALLWHGHRFRIPNRESLAALGWTIARQVQVAPAFLNAVPAGPDLVAPTIDNLGEPGPTVGAGSDPIGTVYRLTSAARSDQYFVLLDDGLAQVSDLVELLLLGKENRSSAEQLSPADYKDAPASKQDLSVPDLPDKQPVLATKDNGEVAALCASRDAHGRIGIQWYGTPPAALTRTDPSAAGGIDDKGGLTADAVLVPGGGGALVAPTTASGVSTGTTYLVTDQGVRYAVPDDKARTALGYGDMTPVRLPENLIDLVPAGPVLDVEKASRYPSTTSASPSPSPSRK; translated from the coding sequence ATGCGGTCGCGTCGCGAGCAGATCCGGGCGTACCGGTTCGTCACCCGGCGGATCGTCTCGGCACTGCTCGGTGGTGACCCGGAGACCGCCGACCCGCCGCTGCGCCGGGTCGGTCTCACCACGTTCGCCAGCGTCATGGTCGGTGCCCTGGTGCTCGCCGGCTTCGGCGTGTACGGGCTGGTCCGCCCGGGCGGCAACACGTCCTGGCGCAACGGTGACGTGCTCATCGTGGAGAAGGAGACGGGCACCAGGTTCGTCTACCGGTCGCGCCGGCTGCACCCGGTGTTGAACTACGCGTCCGCCCGGCTGGTACTGAAAGCGGCCGCGCCGACCACGATCACGGTGTCGGCGAGTTCGCTGGTCGGGGTGGCCCGGGGCCGGCCGGTCGGCATCGTCGATGCGCCGGATGCCTTGCCGTCGACCGATTCGTTGCACGCGCTGCCCTGGTCGGTCTGCTCGGCGAAGGCGGCCAGTGCCACCAGCGACGAGCCGCGGGTGACGGTCGCCGTGCACCGCGACTTCGGCGGTACCGACCTCGGCGACCTCGGCGTGATCGTGACCGCCGCCGGCGAGAAGCCCGCACTGCTCTGGCACGGCCACCGGTTCCGGATCCCGAACCGCGAATCGCTCGCGGCGTTGGGCTGGACCATTGCGCGGCAGGTGCAGGTCGCGCCCGCCTTCCTGAACGCGGTTCCGGCCGGCCCGGATCTGGTCGCGCCGACGATCGACAACCTCGGCGAGCCGGGCCCGACGGTGGGCGCGGGCTCCGACCCGATCGGCACCGTCTACCGGCTGACCAGCGCGGCCCGTTCCGACCAGTACTTCGTGTTGCTCGACGACGGGCTGGCGCAGGTGTCCGATCTGGTCGAGTTGCTGCTGCTGGGCAAGGAGAATCGCAGCTCGGCGGAGCAGCTGAGTCCGGCCGACTACAAGGACGCTCCCGCGTCGAAGCAGGACCTCTCGGTACCCGACCTGCCGGACAAGCAACCGGTGCTGGCCACCAAGGACAACGGCGAGGTGGCGGCGCTGTGTGCGTCGCGCGATGCGCACGGCCGCATCGGGATCCAGTGGTACGGGACGCCGCCGGCCGCGCTGACCCGGACCGATCCCAGCGCGGCGGGCGGCATCGACGACAAGGGCGGTCTCACCGCCGATGCGGTACTGGTGCCGGGCGGTGGCGGTGCGCTGGTGGCGCCGACCACGGCGTCGGGCGTGTCGACCGGGACGACTTACCTCGTCACCGACCAGGGCGTCCGGTACGCGGTGCCGGACGACAAGGCGCGCACCGCGCTCGGCTACGGCGACATGACCCCGGTGCGGCTGCCGGAGAACCTGATCGACCTGGTACCGGCCGGCCCGGTGCTGGACGTGGAGAAGGCGAGTCGGTACCCGTCGACGACGAGCGCCTCGCCGTCCCCGTCGCCGAGCCGGAAGTAA
- a CDS encoding EsaB/YukD family protein, producing MTVATGAGLTRVTVVAPKTRVDLSIPDDLPLADLLPTLLRYVGEDVARAGVVHGGWALARLGGAPLATDRTPAQLAIKHGEELHFTPREQLAPEVVFDDVVDAIAAGVDGHSRRWSPTTTRRFGLGVLGGAALLGPRCSRSPHHPSPAAWPVSPSPRCC from the coding sequence GTGACAGTAGCGACCGGTGCTGGGCTCACCCGCGTCACCGTGGTGGCGCCGAAGACGCGCGTCGATCTGTCCATCCCGGACGACCTGCCGCTCGCCGATCTGCTGCCCACCCTGCTGCGCTACGTGGGTGAGGACGTGGCCCGCGCCGGCGTGGTGCACGGCGGCTGGGCGCTCGCCCGGCTCGGCGGCGCGCCGCTCGCCACCGACCGCACCCCGGCCCAGCTCGCCATCAAGCACGGTGAGGAACTCCACTTCACCCCGCGCGAGCAGCTCGCGCCCGAGGTGGTGTTCGACGACGTGGTGGACGCGATCGCGGCCGGCGTCGACGGGCACAGCCGGCGCTGGTCGCCGACCACCACCCGGCGCTTCGGCCTCGGCGTGCTCGGCGGCGCCGCGCTGCTGGGGCCGCGCTGCTCGCGCTCGCCGCACCACCCGTCCCCGGCGGCGTGGCCGGTCTCGCCGTCGCCGCGCTGCTGCTGA
- a CDS encoding type VII secretion protein EccC, protein MTSTIVVSRPARRHGPTLPSGELTLEAPPEVPEQLPRGIGQLLMLLPMLAGAGAMAMLYTGRGGTLSYVAGGLFGVSMLGMFFGSMSGLGQDKTAQLDAERRDYLRYLAQMRRRARRAAAQQRASLIWTHPAPDALWSVVAGGRLWERRQTDADFGALRVAVGTQRMSVHLSTPETKPVEDLEPLSAIALRRFTTAHTNSLNVPVAVAIRSFSRITLRGADPTVLALVRAMLCQYAAFHAPEDARVAVVASPDRRARWDWVKWLPHAETPGGGTLLVAGSLRELEEILGEEIANRPRHSKTAEPLSERPHLLVVLDGGEVSADAQLYGAGVQGATLLDLSGQIPRDADNWLLVLDVSAQAVTLFRGEQSAYRASDDDLAGLQHETLGTPDLLTETQAAAFARSLAPYRLSGSGGSDEPLATTFELSDLLGLGDAAALDPTLSWRTRPERERLRIPIGVGPDGAPVELDVKEAAQGGMGPHGLIIGATGSGKSELLRTLVLGLAATHSSEELNFVLVDFKGGATFTKLDALPHTSAVITNLSDELPLVDRMKDALSGELVRRQEVLRAAGNYVSQRDYERARRAGEPLEPLPALMIICDEFSELLSAKPDFIDLFVMIGRLGRSLGVHLLLASQRLEEGKLRGLDTHLSYRIGLRTFSAMESRIVLGNSAAHELPNAPGHGYLKTDTSTMLRFRAAYVSGPYRQVGSGDSAQQRAGRSIAAFRIDLTAPAELPVGPTPPPAERPAPLPAAKDQSTVLDVMVSRLRGHGRPAHQVWLPPLGDPPALSELLPPLSSDPQLGLAPTDWAPRGTLQVPLGVVDRPYEQRRDVLWAELAGAGGHAVVVGGPQSGKSTLARALIGGLALTHTPREIQVYCLDLGGGALSSLRGLPHVGSVATRRDPELLRRTVAELTGLLAEREAQFAEAGIDGMTTFRRRLAAGTLPDERFGDVLLVVDGWGTVRSEFTELEERITDLAARGLGYGIHVMITAARWAEIRLNLRDLLGTRYELRLGDPAESEVDRRLAASVPERSPGRGLAADGKQFLVAAPRIDGINSVEDLASGVSGLVDAVATAWKHAPAPEVRLLPRMYQAVDLPRPDDPAGVPIGLSETDLAPVRLDFTTEPHMVLVGDTESGKTAFLRMLAGQLVRRYRPEQARIIVGDYRRTLLGAVPESHLLEYAPSSDALRDALASVADAMRKRLPGPDVTAEQLRARSWWRGPELYLLIDDYDLVVTGSGNPVSALADLVPQSRDIGLHLILTRRIGGMSRAMYEPIVQSLRELNMPAMMLSGPRDEGILYGNRRPEPLPPGRGWLVRRRDGAQLVQLAYQPPTD, encoded by the coding sequence GTGACGAGCACGATCGTGGTGTCCCGGCCGGCCCGACGGCACGGCCCGACCCTTCCCTCCGGCGAGCTGACCCTGGAGGCACCACCGGAAGTGCCCGAGCAGTTACCGCGCGGCATCGGACAGTTGCTGATGCTGCTGCCGATGCTCGCCGGCGCCGGCGCGATGGCGATGCTGTACACCGGGCGCGGCGGCACACTGTCCTATGTGGCCGGTGGCCTGTTCGGGGTGTCGATGCTCGGCATGTTCTTCGGCTCGATGTCCGGCCTCGGCCAGGACAAGACCGCGCAACTGGACGCCGAGCGCCGCGACTACCTGCGCTACCTGGCGCAGATGCGGCGCCGGGCCCGTCGCGCCGCAGCCCAGCAGCGCGCGTCGCTGATCTGGACCCATCCCGCCCCGGATGCGCTCTGGTCGGTCGTCGCCGGCGGAAGGCTGTGGGAGCGCCGGCAGACCGACGCCGACTTCGGCGCGCTGCGCGTCGCGGTCGGCACCCAGCGCATGTCGGTGCACCTCAGCACGCCGGAGACCAAGCCGGTGGAGGATCTGGAGCCGCTCAGCGCGATCGCGCTGCGCCGCTTCACCACCGCGCACACCAACTCGCTCAACGTGCCGGTCGCCGTCGCGATCCGCTCGTTCAGCCGGATCACCCTGCGCGGCGCCGATCCCACCGTGCTCGCGCTGGTCCGGGCGATGCTCTGCCAGTACGCGGCGTTCCACGCCCCGGAGGACGCCCGCGTCGCCGTGGTGGCGAGCCCCGACCGGCGGGCCCGGTGGGACTGGGTCAAGTGGTTGCCGCACGCGGAGACACCGGGCGGCGGCACGCTGCTCGTCGCCGGTTCACTGCGGGAGCTGGAGGAGATCCTCGGCGAGGAGATCGCCAACCGGCCCCGGCACTCGAAGACCGCCGAGCCGCTCAGCGAACGCCCGCACCTGCTCGTCGTCCTGGACGGCGGCGAGGTCAGCGCGGACGCCCAGCTGTACGGGGCCGGCGTGCAGGGCGCCACGCTGCTCGATCTCTCCGGCCAGATCCCGCGCGACGCCGACAACTGGCTGCTCGTACTGGACGTGTCGGCGCAGGCGGTCACGCTGTTCCGCGGCGAGCAGAGCGCGTACCGGGCCAGCGACGACGATCTGGCCGGCCTGCAGCACGAGACCCTCGGTACCCCGGATCTGCTCACCGAGACGCAGGCGGCGGCGTTCGCGCGAAGCCTCGCCCCGTACCGGCTGAGCGGGTCCGGCGGGTCGGACGAGCCGCTCGCCACCACGTTCGAGCTCAGCGATCTGCTGGGGCTGGGCGACGCGGCGGCCCTCGACCCGACACTGAGCTGGCGGACCAGGCCGGAACGCGAACGGCTGCGCATCCCGATCGGGGTCGGGCCGGACGGCGCACCGGTCGAGCTGGACGTCAAGGAGGCGGCGCAGGGCGGCATGGGGCCGCACGGCCTGATCATCGGTGCCACCGGTTCGGGCAAGTCCGAGCTGCTGCGCACGCTGGTACTCGGGCTGGCGGCGACCCATTCGTCCGAGGAGCTGAACTTCGTCCTGGTCGACTTCAAGGGCGGCGCGACGTTCACCAAGCTGGATGCGTTGCCGCACACCAGCGCGGTGATCACCAACCTGTCCGACGAGCTGCCGCTGGTGGACCGGATGAAGGACGCGCTGTCCGGCGAGCTGGTGCGCCGCCAGGAGGTGCTGCGGGCGGCCGGCAACTACGTCTCCCAGCGCGACTACGAGCGGGCGCGGCGGGCCGGCGAACCGCTGGAACCGTTGCCCGCCTTGATGATCATCTGTGACGAGTTCAGCGAGCTGCTGTCCGCCAAACCGGACTTCATCGACCTGTTCGTGATGATCGGCCGGCTCGGCCGCTCCCTCGGCGTCCATCTTCTCCTTGCCTCCCAACGGTTGGAGGAGGGCAAGCTGCGCGGCCTGGACACCCACCTGTCCTACCGGATCGGCCTGCGCACGTTCTCCGCGATGGAGTCCCGGATCGTGCTGGGCAACTCCGCCGCGCACGAACTGCCCAACGCGCCCGGGCACGGCTACCTGAAGACCGACACGTCGACCATGCTGCGGTTCCGCGCCGCGTACGTGTCCGGCCCGTACCGGCAGGTCGGGTCCGGCGATTCGGCCCAGCAGCGGGCCGGGCGCAGCATCGCGGCGTTCCGCATCGACCTCACCGCGCCGGCCGAGCTTCCGGTCGGCCCGACTCCGCCACCAGCCGAACGGCCCGCCCCGCTGCCGGCCGCCAAGGACCAGTCGACGGTGCTCGACGTGATGGTGTCCCGGCTGCGCGGGCACGGCCGGCCGGCACACCAGGTGTGGCTGCCGCCGCTCGGCGACCCGCCGGCGCTGTCCGAACTGCTGCCGCCGCTGTCCAGCGACCCGCAGCTCGGCCTGGCCCCGACCGACTGGGCACCGCGTGGCACGCTGCAGGTGCCGCTCGGCGTCGTGGACCGGCCGTACGAGCAGCGCCGCGACGTGCTGTGGGCCGAACTCGCCGGCGCCGGCGGCCACGCCGTCGTGGTCGGCGGCCCGCAGTCCGGCAAGTCGACGCTGGCCCGGGCCCTGATCGGCGGCCTCGCGCTCACCCACACCCCACGCGAGATCCAGGTGTACTGCCTGGATCTCGGCGGCGGCGCGCTGTCGTCGCTGCGCGGGCTACCGCACGTCGGTTCGGTCGCCACCCGGCGCGACCCGGAGCTGCTCCGCCGTACCGTCGCGGAGCTGACCGGGCTGCTGGCCGAGCGGGAGGCCCAGTTCGCCGAGGCCGGCATCGACGGGATGACCACGTTCCGCCGCCGGCTCGCCGCCGGCACGCTGCCGGACGAGCGGTTCGGCGACGTGCTGCTCGTCGTCGACGGCTGGGGCACCGTGCGGAGTGAGTTCACCGAGCTGGAGGAGCGGATCACCGACCTCGCCGCGCGCGGCCTCGGCTACGGCATCCACGTGATGATCACCGCCGCCCGCTGGGCCGAGATCCGGCTCAACCTGCGCGATCTGCTCGGCACCAGGTACGAGCTGCGGCTCGGCGACCCGGCCGAGTCCGAAGTGGACCGCCGGCTGGCCGCCTCGGTACCGGAGCGCTCCCCCGGCCGCGGGCTCGCCGCCGACGGCAAGCAGTTCCTCGTCGCGGCACCCCGGATCGACGGCATCAACAGCGTCGAGGACCTGGCCAGCGGCGTGTCCGGGCTGGTCGATGCGGTCGCCACCGCGTGGAAGCACGCGCCGGCGCCCGAGGTGCGGCTGCTACCCCGGATGTACCAGGCGGTCGACCTGCCGCGACCCGACGACCCGGCCGGCGTCCCGATCGGGCTGTCCGAGACCGACCTCGCCCCGGTACGGCTGGACTTCACCACCGAACCGCACATGGTGCTGGTCGGCGACACCGAGTCCGGCAAGACCGCGTTCCTGCGCATGCTCGCCGGCCAGCTCGTCCGGCGGTACCGGCCGGAGCAGGCCCGGATCATCGTCGGCGACTACCGCCGCACCCTGCTCGGCGCGGTACCCGAGTCGCACCTGCTGGAGTACGCGCCGTCGTCGGACGCGCTGCGGGACGCGCTCGCCTCGGTCGCCGACGCGATGCGCAAGCGGCTGCCCGGCCCGGACGTCACCGCCGAGCAACTGCGCGCCCGCTCCTGGTGGCGCGGCCCGGAACTGTACCTGCTGATCGACGACTACGACCTGGTCGTCACCGGCAGCGGCAACCCGGTGAGCGCCCTCGCCGACCTCGTCCCGCAGTCCCGCGACATCGGCCTGCACCTGATCCTGACCCGGCGCATCGGCGGGATGTCCCGCGCCATGTACGAGCCGATCGTCCAGTCGCTGCGCGAGCTCAACATGCCCGCGATGATGCTGTCCGGCCCGCGCGACGAGGGCATCCTGTACGGCAACCGCCGCCCCGAGCCGCTCCCGCCGGGTCGCGGCTGGCTGGTCCGCCGCCGCGACGGCGCCCAGCTCGTCCAGCTCGCGTACCAACCCCCCACCGACTGA